In Equus caballus isolate H_3958 breed thoroughbred chromosome 25, TB-T2T, whole genome shotgun sequence, one DNA window encodes the following:
- the CAVIN4 gene encoding caveolae-associated protein 4, producing the protein MEHNGSASNADKIHQNRLSSVTEDEDQDAAFTIVTVLDKVAAIVDSVQASQKRIEERHREMENAIKSVQIDLLKLSQSHNNTGYLINKLFEKTRKVSAHIKDVKARVERQQTHVKKVESKQEEILKKNKFRVVIFQEKLRCPTSLSIVKDRTLTEDQEVEDDVFDPPIELSSDEEYYIEESRSARLRKSGKERIDNIKKAFSKENMQKTRQNLDKKVDRIRTRIVTPERRERLRQSGERLRQSGERLKQSGERFKKSISNAAPSREAFKMRSLRKAKDRTVAEGTEEVREMGVDIIARSEALGPISELYSEELSETDREEARAGGPPREGGEIPTPEPLKVTFKPQVKVEDDESLLLDLKQSS; encoded by the exons atggaaCATAATGGGTCTGCTTCAAATGCTGATAAAATCCACCAGAATCGCCTGTCGAGCGTTACAGAGGATGAAGACCAAGATGCCGCTTTTACCATTGTGACTGTGCTGGACAAAGTGGCAGCCATCGTGGACAGTGTGCAGGCAAGCCAGAAGAGGATagaagagagacacagggagatgGAAAACGCCATAAAATCCGTCCAGATAGACCTACTGAAGCTTTCACAGTCACACAACAACACAGGCTATCTTATTAATAAGTTGTTTGAGAAAACCCGCAAAGTCAGTGCTCACATTAAAGACGTGAAGGCCCGGGTGGAGAGGCAACAAACTCATGTTAAAAAAGTTGAATCTAAGCAAGAGGaaatactgaagaaaaacaaattccgCGTGGTAATATTCCAG gAGAAGCTTCGGTGCCCGACATCCCTGTCTATTGTTAAAGACAGAACCCTGACTGAGGATCAAGAGGTGGAGGACGATGTCTTTGATCCCCCGATAGAGCTGTCTTCCGATGAAGAATATTATATTGAAGAGAGCAGATCTGCCAGGCTTAGAAAGTCAGGCAAGGAGCGCATTGATAATATCAAAAAggcattttccaaagaaaacatgcaGAAGACACGGCAGAATTTGGACAAAAAAGTGGACAGAATTAGAACGAGAATAGTGAccccagagaggagggagaggctgaggcagTCAGGCGAGAGGCTGAGGCAGTCAGGAGAGAGGCTGAAACAGTCAGGGGAAAGATTCAAGAAATCTATTTCGAATGCAGCTCCCTCGAGGGAAGCTTTTAAGATGCGGAGCCTGCGGAAAGCTAAAGACCGAACTGTGGCCGAAGGCACCGAAGAGGTCAGGGAGATGGGCGTGGACATCATTGCCAGGAGCGAGGCTCTGGGCCCCATCAGTGAGCTCTACAGTGAGGAGCTCAGTGAAACAGACCGCGAGGAGGCCAGGGCCGGGGGTCCCCCCCGTGAAGGAGGGGAGATCCCGACCCCTGAGCCTTTAAAGGTCACATTTAAACCCCAAGTGAAAGTAGAGGATGATGAATCTCTTTTGCTAGATTTAAAGCAGTCATCATAA